A region of the Anaerolineales bacterium genome:
ATCCAGGCGTGTGCGCCTCAATATTACACCGTGGCTTCGCAAATGATCGTCATGCCCGAGTGAATTAATCGGGCATCCAGGAACATGCGGAGATAATTCCGCAAGGCGGTTTGGGATAATCTTTTTTGTTATACTTGACATGCATCTTCAATTTAGGGGGAGAAGCAACCGTCTGTTATGAGAAAGCAACCTGCAGTATACATATTGGCAAGCGCCAGAAACGGGACCCTATATATTGGCGTAACAAGCAACCTTGTGAAAAGGATCTGGTTGCATAGGGGGGATTTCTTGGGCGGATTTTCCAAGAAATACCAAACCCATCTTCTAGTTTATTATGAAATGCATGAATCCATGCGGATGGCAATTCAGAGGGAGAAACAGCTTAAGAAATGGAACCGTTCATGGAAATTGAAATTGATAGAGAACCACAATCCGACCTGGCGGGATTTATTTGATGAAATTGTATGAGGATCCAATTCGTGCGATCCTGGATCCCCGATAAACCCGCTCGGGGATGACGAACGGTTTCCGCCCCCGCTTCCCCCGCTTCCCCCGCTTCGCGAGGGCAGGCGCGAGGGCAGGCGCGAGGGCAGGCACGAGGGCAGGCGCGAGGACAGGCTCGCCATGACACCGATGAAGGACTTTTTCTACACCCTCGTAGAATTCCTTCGCGGACTTACTTTTACGCCCACAACGCGTATCGCAGACCCGCCGTGTAGACTTCCTCG
Encoded here:
- a CDS encoding GIY-YIG nuclease family protein codes for the protein MRKQPAVYILASARNGTLYIGVTSNLVKRIWLHRGDFLGGFSKKYQTHLLVYYEMHESMRMAIQREKQLKKWNRSWKLKLIENHNPTWRDLFDEIV